The following coding sequences are from one Poecilia reticulata strain Guanapo linkage group LG18, Guppy_female_1.0+MT, whole genome shotgun sequence window:
- the LOC103480555 gene encoding dynactin subunit 1-like isoform X6, which translates to MLTSPLISKMSSTGSVESVKPPKIGSKVEVTGKGQQGTVAYIGATLFASGKWVGIILDEPKGKNDGTVQGKRYFSCEENHGIFVRSSQIQVIDDGSAATSPETPDASLAKTLKQKDIPETPKTSKQWSTPGLSPATSLPSLLPRPSRPSIKLLASRESLAAPLLGDISEVSLSSQQVALAAPVTPQPSSSPASVAPQAPVTLGKQVEPAISKQEEDSLRTLVKDLEEKLETLKIKRMEDKAKLKELEKYKIQLEQLQEWKTKIQEQQADLQKQLKEAKKEAREAQEAKDRYMEEMADTADAIEMATLDKEMAEERAESLQVEVDSLKERVEELSMDLEILRHEISEKGTDGAASSYQVKQLEEQNSRLKEALVRMRDLSASEKQEHVKLQKQMEKKNTELETLRTQKEKLQEELKQAEATVDELKEQVDAALGSEEMVETLTERNLDLEEKVREMRETVTDLEAINEMNDELQENARETEMELREQLDLSTAKVREAEKKVEAAQETVADYQHTISKYRDLTASLQEANRELISQQSANTEQTQQPSAELFDFKIKFAETKAYAKAIEMELRKMEVAQANRQVSLLTSFMPDSFLRHGGDHDCILVLLLIPRLICKAELISKQAHEKFDLSGGLVQGTALRGPPGEQRSFASGLVYSLGLLQATLHKYEQALNSCSVEVFKRMGTLYSEMSFHERSLDYFIDLLHKDQLDETVQVEPLTKAIKYYQQLYSVHLADQDEDCTVQLADHIKFTQGALDCMGVEVARLRAFLAAGQESSGLAVLLKDLDTSCSDIRQFCKKIRRRMPGTDVAGVPAALSFGSQVSESLTECRRQLTRVVAVLQEVAAAGAQMVAPLAEQEGLNALKLEDITYKAAEQVFGSQGVNGPELLRQSCGSVITTMNKMATAMQEGEYDAEKPQGKAPPVEKRAAIVRAEMTDAEGLGVKLEDRETVIKELKKSLKIKGEELSEANVRLSLLEKKLDTSTKDADERVEKIQTKLDDNLALLKKKEKEFEETMDALQADIDQLEAEKAELKQRIQNQSKMTIEGLRGSPGSGIASIVQGSTSLPPTLAGPTQVVDSPLLRQQLEVQRLGIKYLKNENNRLKAEKMKAQLASLPPLCPPKLPQVSKESSSPEGLNTGIYRRTDQLLATLLKLSAEVKVVDITGKTAVSASAQLLEQTARLKNLKDALDKLQGEVAEHVVSNQPGAKASSDFATFPASSFIKAKEEKQGGTVFVGRVAIPCTRGQEQVHRLVLSQQQLQQVHNLLMV; encoded by the exons ATg CTGACCAGCCCATTGATCAGCAAAATGAGCAGCACCGGATCAGTGGAGAGTGTTAAACCTCCAAAG ATCGGCTCCAAAGTCGAGGTGACTGGTAAGGGCCAGCAAGGCACCGTTGCCTACATCGGTGCCACCCTGTTTGCTTCGGGCAAATGGGTCGGCATCATTCTGGACGAGCCCAAAGGGAAGAACGACGGCACCGTGCAAGGGAAGCGCTACTTCAGCTGTGAGGAAAATCACGGGATATTTGTCAGGTCATCCCAG ATCCAAGTCATTGATGACGGCTCCGCTGCCACCTCACCGGAAACCCCTGACGCCAGCTTGGCGAAGACGCTCAAACAAAAAG ACATTCCTGAGACTCCCAAAACATCAAAGCAG TGGAGCACGCCCGGTCTCTCGCCTGCTAcctccctcccctccctctTGCCTCGTCCCAGCCGCCCCAGCATAAAGCTCCTG GCATCTCGTGAGAGCCTAGCAGCCCCTCTGCTTGGAGATATCAGTGAGGTGAGCCTGTCCtcccagcaggtggcgctggcTGCCCCTGTTACACCTCAGCCAAGCAGCTCTCCTGCATCTGTGGCTCCTCAAGCTCCAGTCACTCTCGGCAAG CAGGTGGAACCTGCCATTTCCAAGCAG GAGGAAGACTCGCTGCGAACTCTCGTAAAGGATctggaggagaagctggagaCTCTGAAGATAAAACGAATGGAGGACAAGGCCAagctgaaggagctggagaagTACAAGATccagctggagcagctgcaggagtGGAAGACCAAGATCCAGGAGCAGCAGGCGGATCTGCAGAAGCAGCTCAAAGAGGCCAAAAAG GAAGCCCGGGAGGCGCAGGAGGCCAAAGACCGCTACATGGAGGAGATGGCGGACACGGCAGACGCCATCGAGATGGCAACGCTGGACAAAGAGATGGCCGAAGAGCGAGCGGAGTCGCTGCAAGTGGAGGTGGACTCGCTGAAGGAGAGAGTAGAGGAGCTCTCTATGGACCTGGAGATCCTCAGGCATGAGATCTCAGAGAAAG GTACAGATGGAGCCGCCTCCAGTTATCAAGTCAAAcagctggaggagcagaacAGCAGGCTGAAGGAAGCCTTGGTCAG gATGCGCGACCTGTCGGCCTCGGAGAAACAGGAACACGTGAAGCTGCAGAAGCAGATGGAGAAGAAGAACACGGAGCTGGAGACTCTGAGGACTCAGAAGGAAAAACTGCAGGAGGAACTCAAACAGGCCGAAGCCACAGTGGACGAACTGAAGGAGCAG GTGGACGCTGCTCTGGGGTCAGAGGAGATGGTGGAGACTCTGACTGAGAGGAACCTGGACCTGGAGGAGAAAGTCAGGGAGATGAGAGAGACGGTCACCGACCTG GAAGCCATCAATGAAATGAACGACGAGCTGCAGGAAAACGCCAGAGAGACGGAGATGGAGCTGAGGGAGCAGCTGGACCTGAGCACTGCGAAGGTTCGGGAGGCAGAGAAGAAGGTGGAGGCTGCTCAGGAGACTGTGGCCGACTACCAGCACACCATCAGCAAATACAGAGATCTCACTGCCTCGCTTCAG GAAGCCAACAGGGAGCTGATCAGTCAGCAGAGTGCAAACACAGAGCAAACCCAGCAGCCGTCTGCTGAGCTGTTCGACTTCAAGATCAAGTTTGCTGAGACCAAAGCCTATGCGAAG gcCATTGAGATGGAGCTGAGGAAAATGGAGGTGGCTCAGGCGAACAGACAGGTGTCGCTGCTCACCTCCTTCATGCCGGACTCCTTCCTCCGTCACGGCGGAGACCACGACTGCATTCTGGTGCTGCTGCTCATCCCCAGGCTCATCTGTAAG GCCGAGCTGATCAGTAAACAGGCTCACGAGAAGTTTGACCTGAGCGGCGGTCTGGTCCAGGGAACGGCGCTCAGAGGACCACCAGGAGAGCAGCGCAGCTTCGCCTCAGGCCTGGTCTACTCCCTCGGCCTGCTGCAGGCCACCCTGCACAAATACGAGCA AGCTCTGAACTCCTGCAGCGTGGAGGTTTTCAAACGAATGGGAACGCTTTACAGTGAAATGAGCTTCCATGAGCGCTCGCTGGATTACTTCATTGACTTGCTGCATAAAGATCAACTGGACGAGACTGTTCAGGTGGAACCCCTTACGAAGGCCATCAAATACTACCAG CAACTGTACAGCGTCCATTTGGCAGATCAGGATGAGGACTGCACCGTGCAGCTGGCGGATCACATCAAG TTCACCCAGGGAGCCCTGGACTGCATGGGGGTGGAGGTGGCGCGCCTGCGGGCGTTCCTGGCAGCAGGACAGGAGAGCTCAGGCCTCGCCGTCCTCCTGAAGGACCTGGACACTTCCTGCTCAGACATCAGACAGTTCTGTAAGAAGATCCGCCGCCGTATGCCTGGAACGGACGTAGCTGGAGTCCCTGCTGCCCTCAGCTTCGGGTCACAG GTGTCCGAGTCGCTGACGGAGTGCAGGCGACAGCTGACCCGCGTGGTGGCGGTTCTGCAGGAAGTGGCTGCAGCCGGGGCTCAGATGGTGGCTCCGCTGGCAGAGCAGGAGGGCCTCAACGCCCTGAAGCTGGAGGACATCACTTACAAGGCTGCAGAGCAG GTGTTTGGCTCCCAGGGTGTGAACGGCCCAGAGCTTCTGCGACAGTCCTGCGGCTCTGTCATCACAACCATGAACAAGATGGCTACCGCGATGCAGGAAGGAGAGTACGATGCCGAGAAACCGCAAGGAAAG GCTCCGCCGGTGGAGAAGCGAGCCGCCATCGTCAGAGCGGAGATGACCGACGCAGAAGGTCTGGGAGTCAAACTAGAAGACAGAGAAACCGTCATTAAGGAGCTCAAGAAATCCCTCAAGATTAAG GGCGAGGAGCTGAGCGAAGCCAACGTCCGCCTCAGCCTCCTGGAGAAGAAGCTGGACACGTCCACCAAGGACGCAGACGAACGCGTGGAGAAGATTCAGACCAAACTCGATGACAACCTCGCCCTGCTCAAGAAGAAAGAGAA GGAGTTTGAGGAGACGATGGATGCTCTGCAGGCGGATATCGACCAGCTGGAGGCAGAAAAGGCAGAGCTGAAGCAACGCATCCAAAACCAGTCAAAGATGACGATCGAAGGGCTGAGAGGCTCTCCGGGTTCAGGAATCGCCTCCATCGTTCAGGGATCTACGA GTCTGCCTCCAACCCTGGCAGGGCCAACGCAGGTGGTGGACTCCCCTCTCCTCCGACAGCAGCTTGAGGTCCAGAGACTGGGCATTAAATACCTgaagaatgaaaacaacagGCTCAAG GCGGAGAAGATGAAGGCTCAGCTCGCGTCCCTGCCTCCACTGTGCCCTCCGAAACTCCCACAGGTGTCCAAAGAAAGCTCATCTCCAGAGGGACTGAACACGGGGATCTACCGCAGGACCGACCAGCTGCTGGCCACCCTGCTGAAGCTGAGCGCAGAGGTTAAGGTGGTGGACATCACAGGGAAGACAGCAG TCAGCGCCAGCGCTCAGCTGCTGGAGCAAACGGCTCGTCTGAAGAACCTCAAAGACGCCCTGGACAAACTGCAG GGTGAGGTGGCTGAACATGTGGTTTCAAACCAGCCAGGAGCAAAGGCTTCCTCAGACTTCGCCACATTCCCAGCGTCCTCTTTCATTAAG GCTAAGGAAGAGAAGCAAGGAGGAACGGTTTTTGTGGGTCGTGTTGCCATCCCGTGCACCCGCGGTCAGGAGCAAGTCCACCGCCTCGTCCTGtcgcagcagcagctgcagcaagtGCACAACCTCCTCATGGTCTAA